A genomic segment from Ruegeria sp. TM1040 encodes:
- a CDS encoding Smr/MutS family protein, giving the protein MTRRKLTEDEIDLWQQVVKHAERLHANREKKGGDHADPPTPLPKPKPRRSAPAPLPQFEVGSKARAKLPGHDLKASPARKLATDPLRMDEKAFRRMKRGKLKPEGKLDLHGMRMDSAHGALTRFILSAQASNKRLVLVITGKGKDRDEPGPMPVPRGVLRHQVPQWLTLQPLAQAVLQVTPAHISHGGEGAYYVYLRRTR; this is encoded by the coding sequence ATGACCCGGCGCAAACTGACAGAAGATGAGATCGACCTTTGGCAACAGGTTGTGAAACACGCTGAACGGCTGCATGCCAACCGCGAAAAAAAGGGCGGAGACCATGCAGACCCCCCTACACCTTTGCCAAAACCCAAACCGCGACGCAGCGCGCCAGCACCCCTGCCCCAGTTCGAGGTAGGCAGCAAAGCCCGTGCGAAACTGCCCGGTCATGATCTAAAAGCCTCACCGGCGCGCAAACTCGCCACTGATCCCTTGCGGATGGATGAAAAAGCTTTTCGCCGGATGAAGCGCGGGAAGCTCAAACCCGAAGGCAAGCTTGACCTGCACGGGATGCGTATGGACTCCGCCCATGGTGCTTTGACCCGCTTTATCCTGTCGGCGCAGGCCTCGAACAAGCGGCTGGTGCTGGTGATCACTGGCAAGGGCAAGGACCGCGATGAGCCGGGTCCGATGCCAGTGCCGCGCGGAGTTCTGCGACATCAGGTACCGCAATGGCTCACCCTGCAACCTCTCGCACAGGCGGTGCTGCAGGTGACGCCTGCGCATATCAGTCATGGAGGCGAAGGCGCATATTACGTCTATTTGAGACGCACGCGCTGA